The genomic region CAATGGACGATCGGCGACAGAGGCGGTCATAATAGGCCATAAGGATTTAATAAAGACAGGCATCTACCTTATGCGGCTGGTCACTCAGCCCCTTTCGCAGGAAGATGAAATGGAGCTTCCGCGGGATGCGATGGCTGAAAGGACGGTTTTTGTATCGGCCCCTCCTGATGGGCAGACCGCGCGTATGGATGACCTTTCAGATGCTGTCCCTGGGGATTCGGTTGCCGGTGGTGAAGACCAGGGGCTCCCCGATGACTTCGATGAATATGAAGAACAGGAGCTTATAGCCCGGAAAGCCAGCGCGATGTTGCGTAGGAAGAAGCGGGTTATGTATGGCGGGCTCATTCTGGCGCTCTTGCTAGCCGCCGGATATTTCGGATATCGCACCATTCTCAAGAGGTCTGTGAGTGCGGTCAAAACACAGCAGGTTCCTTCTCAGCCCGCCGATTTGTCACAGACTCCCCCCCCAGGGTCGGATCTTCCACCCGCGGCCGGGGAAGGCACTGGGAATCTCCCCCCTTCAGGGCCTGTTCAGCCTGGATCGGCGATTCCATCCGCAGCCCCGGAAGTTGCCAAGGTGCCGGTGTTTCTCGATATAGCATCCAGCCCGATGCCGGTGAATGTTACCTTCCAGGGGCAGCCGCTCGGAAGGACCCCTCTTCGCGTAAATATAGAGCTCGAGCCGGACAGCACTCATGAAATAGAGGCCCTCTTTGAGATGCCGGAGATAGGCGAGAACTTTACGCAGAAGATGGAATTTACGACCGAGAAGGGGCAGTCTGTCATTCCGATACTCTTCAGAGGCCCGATCGGGATGCTCAAGATCAACGACATCCCCAGAGATGTGGAATTTTACCTCGAAGGTAAATTCTCATACGACAAATTTCAAGATCGCTCCGCGAAGATCACCGAGGTGGTCCTTGAAAAGCCGATCTATGTTCCGTACGGAAAATATTTCATGGAGCTCCGCCGCGAGCGCCAGCTGGGGCAGAGCTCCCAGACCTTCGTCACCGATATAATATTCAGGCGTGATTTTACGATCGGCGAGGAGAGCCCGACCTTCGTCCTAGGCGTGAAAGATGCGGATCTGGCGGTATTTCCGGCAAGGGTGCGCTCCGAACCTGAAAACGCCGATGTATACATAGATGGGAAAAAAGTCGGCAAAACCCCGTTCGAAGGAGTTTTCCCGATAGGGGAGCACAGGCTTTCGGTCAGGAAAGAAGGTTTCTTTGAACATTCCGAAAGCCTCAAGGTTGATATCAATACTCCTTACGTCGCCAATATAAAGCTTCAGACCTCGCTCGCTGGAGCGCATCTCAATAATGCAAAATTGGCGATGGACCGCCAGATGTGGCAGGATGCCATTAATGAGTTGGCCGAGGCTCTTAATAAAAACGCTGCGCCCAGCGAAGTGGCTCAGGCTCATTATATGCTGGGTTTGTGCTATGCGAACCTCAACGACATCCAGCGCGCGATGGGGTATTTCGAGCAGGCGCGCGAGCATCCCGATCAGAGACATCGTGCGATGCTCGGGCTTGTCAGCGGCTATGCGGCGATGGACAAATTAGATGCAGCGCTTCC from Myxococcales bacterium harbors:
- a CDS encoding PEGA domain-containing protein — protein: MPSKKTQTKERGLPSEMLERGDALSPNDKTIIKSADDPDELTPSRPQYSPPYLVIIDGPRAGAHFPLGPGENVIGRAPGNAVRLEDQSVSRQHAEISKGTSGWLVKDLGSKNGTSVNGRSATEAVIIGHKDLIKTGIYLMRLVTQPLSQEDEMELPRDAMAERTVFVSAPPDGQTARMDDLSDAVPGDSVAGGEDQGLPDDFDEYEEQELIARKASAMLRRKKRVMYGGLILALLLAAGYFGYRTILKRSVSAVKTQQVPSQPADLSQTPPPGSDLPPAAGEGTGNLPPSGPVQPGSAIPSAAPEVAKVPVFLDIASSPMPVNVTFQGQPLGRTPLRVNIELEPDSTHEIEALFEMPEIGENFTQKMEFTTEKGQSVIPILFRGPIGMLKINDIPRDVEFYLEGKFSYDKFQDRSAKITEVVLEKPIYVPYGKYFMELRRERQLGQSSQTFVTDIIFRRDFTIGEESPTFVLGVKDADLAVFPARVRSEPENADVYIDGKKVGKTPFEGVFPIGEHRLSVRKEGFFEHSESLKVDINTPYVANIKLQTSLAGAHLNNAKLAMDRQMWQDAINELAEALNKNAAPSEVAQAHYMLGLCYANLNDIQRAMGYFEQAREHPDQRHRAMLGLVSGYAAMDKLDAALPLLVEVMLKVDDEGVKREANDMFQKISPFRSVIYVYSEPPGASVTVNGKGVAQPTPVILHELPLGNYKIRVEKPGYLPTDLNLSLSVNEFNPVIVKLKPIPR